The Ananas comosus cultivar F153 linkage group 7, ASM154086v1, whole genome shotgun sequence genome has a window encoding:
- the LOC109712769 gene encoding AAA-ATPase At3g28580-like — MEVEQWAGLGSALASFMLLGAMVRQYFPYQLQYYLTVYTHKLFSYFYPYIQLTIPEYSGGGMARSDAYAAVESYLADSPSVLRRARRLRADVGRGSKKLLITVDEDEEVADELAGGARVWWLSSRELPASQTITWNAAQATRRYYQLSFHRRHRELVVGSYLPRVVEEGRAAAIKNRQRRLFTNGDGWNDDGLAWSHVPFEHPSTFETLAMDPVKKQEIVDDLTHFRDGKEYYAQIGKAWKRGYLLHGPPGTGKSSMIAAMANLLDYDVYDLELTTVEDNTELRRLFIETTSKSIIVIEDIDCSLDLTGKRSKRGKKDSAEVESEDKKNAPPPPEKDEKEEDSKVTLSGLLNFIDGLWSACGGERIIVFTTNHVEKIDPALIRRGRMDKHIEMSYCGFEAFKVLAKNYLRIYGHRRFDEVRRLLEEVRMSPADVAENLMPKSAGEGADACLERLIEDKKKSKSLFYSSLFRQQLQQLHGDEKDEAAAAAAAAAASATVAASSEDETVESN; from the exons atggaggTGGAACAGTGGGCAGGGTTAGGGTCAGCCTTAGCGAGTTTCATGTTGTTAGGCGCCATGGTGCGCCAATACTTCCCCTACCAACTCCAGTACTACCTCACCGTCTACACCCACAAGCTCTTCTCCTACTTCTACCCTTACATCCAACTCACCATCCCCGAATACTCCGGCGGCGGCATGGCCCGCAGCGACGCCTACGCGGCCGTCGAGTCCTACCTCGCCGACTCCCCCTCCGTGCTGCGCCGCGCCCGCAGGCTGAGGGCGGACGTCGGCCGCGGCAGCAAGAAGCTCCTGATCACggtggacgaggacgaggaggtgGCCGACGAGCTCGCGGGGGGCGCCAGGGTGTGGTGGCTCTCGTCGAGGGAGCTGCCGGCCTCGCAGACGATCACGTGGAACGCGGCGCAGGCGACGCGGCGGTACTACCAGCTGAGCTTCCACCGGCGGCACCGCGAGCTCGTGGTCGGGTCGTACCTCCCGCGCGTCGTCGAGGAGGGCCGCGCCGCCGCCATCAAGAACCGGCAGCGCCGGCTCTTCACGAACGGCGATGGCTG gaACGATGACGGTTTGGCGTGGAGCCACGTGCCGTTCGAGCACCCGTCAACGTTCGAGACGCTGGCGATGGACCCGGTCAAGAAGCAGGAGATCGTCGACGACCTCACTCATTTCCGGGACGGCAAGGAGTACTACGCTCAAATCGGCAAGGCGTGGAAGCGCGGGTACCTCCTCCACGGCCCGCCGGGGACGGGCAAGTCGAGCATGATCGCCGCGATGGCGAACCTCCTCGACTACGACGTCTACGACCTCGAGCTCACCACCGTGGAGGACAACACCGAGCTGCGCAGGCTCTTCATCGAGACCACCAGCAAGTCCATCATCGTAATCGAGGACATCGACTGCTCGCTCGACCTCACCGGCAAGCGAAGCAAGCGCGGAAAGAAAGACAGTGCGGAAGTCGAATCGGAGGACAAAAAGaatgcgccgccgccgccagaaAAGGATGAAAAGGAAGAGGACAGTAAG GTGACGTTGTCGGGGCTTCTGAACTTCATCGACGGGCTATGGTCGGCGTGCGGCGGGGAGAGGATCATCGTGTTCACGACGAACCACGTGGAGAAGATCGACCCGGCGCTGATACGGCGGGGGAGGATGGACAAGCACATCGAGATGTCGTACTGCGGGTTCGAGGCGTTCAAGGTGCTAGCCAAGAACTACCTCCGCATCTACGGCCATCGCCGTTTCGACGAAGTTCGGCGGCTGCTGGAGGAGGTTAGAATGTCGCCTGCCGACGTGGCAGAGAATCTGATGCCTAAGTCGGCCGGCGAAGGCGCAGACGCGTGTCTCGAGAGGCTGATCGAGGACAAGAAGAAGAGCAAGAGCTTGTTCTATTCCTCTCTCTTCCGGCAGCAGCTACAGCAATTGCATGGAGACGAGAAGGAcgaggcggcagcagcagcagcagcagctgcagcgtCGGCGACGGTGGCGGCCAGTAGTGAAGATGAGACTGTAGAGAGCAACTGA
- the LOC109713059 gene encoding protein NUCLEAR FUSION DEFECTIVE 4-like: protein MRRRRTRWSAAAASAWIQSSAGGSYCFGAYSAALKASQGYDQSTLNAVSFFKDVGANVGVLSGALASSAAARRRPWLVLLAGAAQCTAGYLPIWLAVAGATPRPPVAAMCLYMLVAAHAQTFFNTANVVTAVENFPDRRGTVIGIMKGFLGLSGAILVQIYRTVFGGNPSSFILMLAILPTSLTLLLMFFVEVYPENKEYNKKFLDAFSLIALLVAGYLMFIIIGECIFTLGSSARTVTLAILLLLLLSPLVIVVKAEKMESEKPEECEQLLAESTSMNKPPFNRELEPSNQDVARILSTENPNLLEAMCTFNFWLLFLAMACGMGSGLATVNNIGQIGGSLGYTSVETGTLVSLWSIWNFIGRFGAGYTSDHFLRSKSMGRPLFISLTLLTMSVGHLIISSGLPGSLYAGSVLVGLCYGCQWSLMPSITSEIFGLRHFGTIFNTVAIASPFGSYILSVRVVGYIYDRESSGHHACMGKHCFMLSFLIMACVCVLGSAVAFALFYRTRRFYKQVIYPRLQSMLLE, encoded by the exons atgcggcggcggcggacgcggtggtcggcggcggcggcgagcgcgTGGATCCAGTCCTCGGCGGGGGGCTCGTACTGCTTCGGCGCGTACTCGGCGGCGCTGAAGGCGAGCCAGGGCTACGACCAGTCGACCCTCAACGCCGTCTCCTTCTTCAAGGACGTCGGCGCCAACGTCGGCGTCCTCTCCGGCGccctcgcctcctccgccgccgcccgccgccgcccctgGCTCGTCCTCCTCGCCGGGGCCGCCCAGTGCACCGCCGGCTACCTCCCCATTTGGCTCGCCGTCGCCGGCGCCACCCCGCGCCCGCCCGTCGCCGCCATGTGCCTCTACATGCTCGTCGCCGCCCACGCCCAGACCTTCTTCAACACCGCCAACGTCGTCACCGCCGTCGAGAATTTCCCCGACCGCCGCGGCACCGTCATCGGCATCATGAAG GGCTTTCTTGGACTAAGCGGAGCAATACTTGTTCAGATATATCGCACGGTGTTCGGTGGCAACCCGAGCTCTTTCATTCTGATGCTAGCAATACTCCCTACTTCCCTTACGTTGCTGCTTATGTTTTTTGTTGAAGTTTATCCCGAAAACAAAGAATACAACAAGAAATTCCTCGATGCTTTCTCACTCATCGCCTTGTTGGTTGCTGGTTACCTTATGTTCATCATAATTGGGGAGTGCATTTTCACACTTGGATCATCCGCCCGAACTGTTACTTTAGCAATTCTCCTCCTGTTGCTCCTCTCGCCACTAGTCATTGTAGTTAAAGCCGAAAAGATGGAATCAGAAAAGCCAGAAGAATGTGAACAGCTCTTAGCAGAAAGCACCTCCATGAACAAACCACCCTTCAACAGGGAGCTCGAGCCATCCAATCAAGATGTTGCACGGATCTTGAGCACAGAAAACCCTaatttattggaagccatgtgCACCTTTAATTTCTGGTTGTTATTCCTAGCCATGGCATGCGGAATGGGCTCTGGCCTAGCCACCGTAAACAACATAGGCCAAATTGGAGGCTCGCTCGGCTACACAAGTGTAGAAACAGGTACCTTAGTATCTCTATGGAGTATATGGAACTTTATAGGGCGGTTTGGTGCTGGTTACACCTCCGATCATTTCCTCCGCTCAAAAAGCATGGGTCGCCCTTTGTTCATCTCTCTAACTCTTCTTACAATGAGTGTGGGCCATTTAATAATCTCTTCCGGCCTTCCTGGCTCTCTATATGCTGGCTCTGTTCTAGTTGGGCTTTGTTATGGTTGTCAGTGGTCTTTGATGCCGAGCATCACGTCGGAGATTTTCGGGCTTCGGCATTTTGGGACCATCTTCAACACCGTGGCCATCGCGAGCCCGTTCGGATCTTACATTCTCTCTGTGAGGGTGGTGGGGTATATATATGACAGGGAGTCATCTGGCCACCATGCATGCATGGGTAAGCACTGCTTCATGCTGTCCTTCTTGATAATGGCTTGTGTTTGTGTTTTAGGATCTGCTGTTGCCTTTGCTTTGTTCTACAGAACAAGGAGGTTTTATAAGCAGGTTATATATCCAAGACTACAATCTATGCTTTTAGAGTAA